In one window of Temnothorax longispinosus isolate EJ_2023e chromosome 9, Tlon_JGU_v1, whole genome shotgun sequence DNA:
- the LOC139818575 gene encoding unconventional myosin-IXa isoform X4 codes for MDNSGSGVVQVFVGEWSPEYEALSIKATKQTSSAEIVECIIERLGLVDASVSNGYELAEVVGNSVGQECKERRLGPAECPVALMLLWPKNDTQQEYYRFYLRKKQPDYLWSDSRFPMDPQLLKDYFNRFLYQPRDKEYPDLCQLPDLNEQTLLDNLRARFLAGNIYTYVGSILIALNPFKFYPIYNPKYVKLYQNRRLGPDIPPHIFAIADAAYHCMLKEKKNQCIVISGESGSGKTESTNFLLHHLTALSQKGSHGSGVEQTILSAGPVLEAFGNAKTAHNNNSSRFGKFIQVNYKENGMVHGAVVQKYLLEKSRIVSQGRNERNYHVFYYLLAGANEQEKQLLHLESCDRYNYLNKSGCYGLENIDERHEFSRLKQSMEMVGFTAEKQRRLFAVLSAVLLLGNVEFHPRKSYHHHDEAVGVKNPEVVALISELLRVKQETLLAALTAKRARASGETLVINYRLPEAIAARDAMAKCLYGALFDWIVLQVNHALLSKKDTLRDHQGNSIGVLDIFGFEDFKTCNSFEQLCINYANEQLQHYFNQHVFQYEQREYRKQGIRWTDIGYSDNSGCLNLIEGKPSGLLCLLDDQCNFPGATNETLLQKFNSVHKDNPFYEAPQRREAAFVVRHYAGAVKYQAANMREKNLDLMRPDGVVGVLKNSSLAFVRELVGADPVAVFRWAILRAFFRAHFAFQEAGRAHRHGRVDGTKTSVQNRYRTPNENLIRKNKSFRPRERGKKGLKNLQTVKTLAGRTQSYGTGPGKARKQPMTVSAQFQQSLHSLMDTLNQANPFFIRCIKSNANKVPNEFDEETVQRQLRYTGMLETVRIRQAGFNVRLTYEEFIQLYRMLLPKGLLSSQSDVRDFLLTLNLNRDNYQLGTTKVFLRESEKIKLDIELHQQIITSITTIQKWFRACLERRKFLRLKNAVVQIQSFWRMVSAQRLAQVLRARTEAALHIQNAWRAYKQHNWFKKLKSCAITFQAYVRGNNARKRFNEMKRRKRLLPDKIQEVKRIQEYKELMYDRVCAKDSEEFTEDRSLTEYGESPRKIESQNRLTSPRSDNAYRDSTLDTNISYSKRKLTPNKRILHDATLKNTETYHFDEMTERKSSLESLTSLRSYESQASVNSSESQENSGSRPVPSTRTKRGDHSPAVASNVNLTSSRLSSVSRRTDSSSTGYSDGETESETPSAVQSAPPVFNTSPPFVSSRDMKYHSTNVNLTHSPNSDIWRRRVDYSPANYSDYFMSVPQKATVTRSPNVSHYKNVADSVFEQARPEKPNEAANYNVKLDTSDRFVQMESLASSKQQRGLNDNNVANERMENIPISPTKRDHTKHGSAKNIKDLSYLRRQNSEGDTALKVVDVNDDSALKSTLLRGSSPNEKNSRSKEKYEPDVPVRNARRNRPSREVQCRSMGESVVEANTETRNLLLGTIKESDLNKTTNVWSRKDYPHETASRSVTDWPMNKNEATYKVQQPGKRMRSNAITTLELRRRNSDPATKISGLSEDKIGQDTSSNDLKLAPGMDLLQWKGNNQSMFTLAGHRFRKVARFAKDDVCVCCHEKMDAFVTQGYKCVDCKQLYHVKCIQNGGVLRMPCLLANRRKNRKPPRTPYDTTKQTVTSKFSLTGTSAFSDSTDKIISDAKELALMQDFITKKIYKMQSQEEGRKPSEVDRVFKHALRKFKDDLVITYSVAIQQGVEGNIKYTDLIANFLHVMETVCKQENTREDFPVTMGVNAFRGFMNEFMAMVKTEALEKQSKSKRKKEKKRKQEEPIRHGSHMFQLTIINIPTACEVCTSFFMWPIERGLVCQNCKLTCHKKCYMKASAECGKDGSLSEMNSRKVFGVPLYKLDCGDGKVPLVVDRLITTIEMHGLYTEGIYRKSGVSSKVRELKMKMDEGDLEKVDFENYQVHVLAAVLKSFFRDMPEPLLTYEYYDDFLHAANLTDPHDRISTLFAILKKLPKPNYDLMERLIVHLARVARHEEDNRMSPSALAIVFAPCILRTNRTLPAQDSLQDVGRQTRCVETIVQEKLRVVRATLADINTLESACHTATHRLSSLRSSKIFSPEELNVAASTAAGRAAAMDRDRDRGDEEEALLVDHIQEIQKEKALLTSTLPSLTRASSDDDLLLSATDLDDGSLDDLLPSSADGLVRKKPVQRQSSADNSFPTIINMDDDMVMV; via the exons atggacaaCAGTGGGTCTGGAGTGGTGCAAGTATTCGTGGGTGAATGGAGCCCTGAATATGAGGCGCTCTCCATTAAAGCCACAAAACAAACTTCATCAGCCGAGATAGTAGAATGTATTATTGAAAGACTCGGACTGGTGGACGCTTCTGTTTCGAATGGCTACGAGTTAGCGGAAGTGGTAGGAAATTCTGTTGGGCAGGAATGTAAGGAAAGAAGACTCGGCCCGGCTGAGTGCCCCGTAGCACTAATGTTACTGTGGCCAAAAAATGATACTCAGCAAGAATATTACAG attttaccTACGAAAAAAGCAACCAGACTACTTGTGGTCTGACAGTAGATTTCCTATGGATCCTCAACTCCTAAAGGACTATTTTAATAGATTCCTTTATCAACCACGTGACAAGGAATATCCAGATCTGTGTCAGCTTCCAGATCTGAACGAACAAACCCTATTGGATAATCTGAGGGCAAGGTTTTTGGCTGGCAACATATATACTTATGTCGGCAGCATACTAATTGCCTTGAATCCATTCAAATTCTACCCTATCTACAATCCGAAATATGTCAAGTTATATCAAAACAGAAGGTTGGGTCCGGACATACCTCCTCATATATTTGCCATAGCCGATGCAGCTTATCATTGTATGCTTAAGGAGAAGAAGAATCAGTGTATCGTTATTAGTGGTGAAAGCGGTTCTGGTAAAACGGAATCAacgaattttttgttacatcaCTTGACAGCGCTTAGTCAAAAGGGTTCACATGGCAGCGGTGTGGAACAGACAATACTCAGCGCTGGACCTGTTCTAGAAGCATTTGGCAATGCGAAAACGGCCCATAATAACAACAGCAGTCGCTTTGGAAAATTTATCCAAGTAAATTACAAGGAAAATGGAATGGTCCATGG CGCTGTGGTACAAAAATACCTTCTGGAGAAATCAAGGATTGTTTCTCAAGGACGAAATGAAAGGAATTATCACGTGTTTTATTACCTATTGGCTGGCGCGAACGAGCAAGAGAAACAGCTATTGCACTTGGAGAGCTGTGATCGgtataattacttaaataaaagcGGTTGCTACGGACTGGAAAATATCGACGAACGACATGAATTCTCGAGATTAAAACAGTCCATGGAAATGGTGGGCTTTACAGCAGAGAAGCAAAGGCGACTCTTCGCAGTTCTGTCGGCAGTCCTTTTGCTAG GTAATGTTGAGTTTCATCCAAGAAAGTCATATCATCATCATGACGAAGCTGTAGGCGTTAAAAATCCAGAAGTAGTTGCATTGATATCGGAGCTTCTCCGAGTGAAACAAGAAACTCTGTTGGCTGCACTCACTGCCAAACGTGCAAGAGCTTCCGGAGAGACTTTAGTTATTAACTATAGGCTTCCCGAAGCGATTGCGGCACGCGATGCCATGGCAAAGTGTCTGTACGGAGCTTTATTTGATTGGATTGTGCTGCAG GTGAATCATGCCCTGCTTTCTAAAAAAGATACTCTCAGAGATCATCAAGGCAATAGTATAGGTGTATTAGATATATTTGGCTTCGAAGATTTCAAAACATGCAACAGTTTCGAGCAATTGTGTATCAATTACGCAAATGAGCAATTACAACATTACTTTAACCAACATGTTTTCCAATACGAACAACGAGAATATAGAAAGCAGGGAATTAGATGGACAGACATAGGATACAGCGACAACTCCGGATGTCTCAATCTCATCGAAGGAAAACCGAGTGGTCTCTTGTGTCTTCTTGATGACCAGTGCAA CTTTCCTGGTGCGACAAACGAGACGTTGCTACAGAAATTTAACTCTGTGCATAAAGATAATCCATTCTATGAGGCACCGCAGCGCCGAGAAGCGGCGTTTGTTGTACGTCATTACGCCGGTGCGGTCAAGTACCAAGCAGCTAATATGAGAGAAAAGAATCTAGACTTAATGCGACCCGATGGCGTAGTTGGAGTGTTGAAAAATTCCTCCCTTGCTTTCGTGCGGGAGTTAGTCGGCGCTGATCCGGTTGCCGTATTCAGGTGGGCCATACTGCGGGCCTTCTTTCGCGCACACTTTGCATTTCAAGAAGCCGGTCGAGCACACAGACATGGTAGAg TTGATGGAACCAAGACGTCTGTACAAAACAGGTACAGAACACCCAACGAGAATTTAATAag GAAAAATAAGTCATTTCGGCCGAGGGAACGTGGCAAGAAAGGTCTGAAAAATCTGCAAACTGTAAAGACACTCGCAGGAAGAACTCAGAGTTACGGTACTGGACCGGGAAAAGCCAGAAAACAACCTATGACTGTTTCCGCACAATTTCAACAGAGTTTGCATAGCCTGATGGATACTCTGAATCAGGCAAATCCTTTCTTTATTAGGTGTATTAAGAGTAACGCTAATAAAGTGCCGAATGAATTTGATGAGGAAACGGTACAACGACAGCTGCGCTACACGGGCATGTTGGAGACTGTCAGAATAAGGCAGGCCGGTTTCAACGTGCGATTAACATATGAGGAATTTATACAACTCTATCGAATGCTACTTCCTAAGGGTCTTCTGAGCTCGCAGTCCGACGTGAGGGACTTCCTACTGACTCTCAATCTCAACAGAGATAATTATCAGTTGGGTACTACCAAGGTCTTCCTCAGAGAGTCCGAAAAGATCAAACTAGACATTGAACTTCATCAACAAATCATAACGAGCATTACCACCATACAGAAATGGTTCCGCGCTTGTTTGGAAAGGAGGAAGTTCCTTAGATTAAAGAATGCCGTTGTACAAATACAATCTTTCTGGAGAATGGTCTCAGCACAGCGACTAGCTCAGGTTCTTCGTGCAAGAACCGAAGCCGCATTACATATACAAAATGCTTGGAGAGCATACAAACAACATAACTGGTTTAAAAAGCTGAAATCATGCGCGATTACCTTCCAGGCATACGTCAGAGGAAATAATGccagaaaaagatttaatgaaATGAAAAGACGGAAAAGACTTTTACCAGACAAAATTCAAGAAGTCAAAAGAATTCAAGAATACAAGGAACTTATGTATGATAGAGTGTGCGCCAAAGATAGCGAAGA GTTTACGGAAGATCGAAGTCTGACAGAGTATGGTGAATCACCTCGAAAAATAGAATCTCAAAATCGACTCACGTCACCAAG gAGCGATAACGCGTATCGAGACAGCACTTTGGATACAAATATCTCGTATTCCAAACGAAAGCTTACTCCGAACAAGCGAATTTTGCACGACGCAACGTTGAAGAACACCGAAACCTATCATTTCGATGAGATGACAGAGCGTAAAAGTAGTCTCGAGAGTTTGACTAGTCTGAGGAGTTACGAATCTCAAGCCAGCGTCAACAGTTCTGAATCGCAAGAGAATTCCGGCTCGAGACCCGTGCCGAGCACCAGGACGAAACGCGGTGATCATTCGCCGGCGGTCGCATCGAATGTAAATCTAACGTCGAGTCGACTCTCTTCGGTGAGTAGAAGAACTGACAGTTCCTCGACGGGATATAGCGACGGTGAGACCGAAAGCGAAACACCGAGCGCCGTGCAAAGTGCTCCACCTGTTTTCAACACGAGTCCACCGTTCGTCAGTTCGCGCGACATGAAGTATCACTCCACCAACGTAAATCTGACGCACAGTCCGAATTCGGATATCTGGCGTCGTAGAGTAGATTACTCGCCCGCCAATTACAGCGACTACTTTATGTCGGTACCTCAGAAAGCAACTGTTACCCGTTCTCCGAACGTTTCTCATTACAAGAATGTGGCGGATAGCGTTTTTGAACAAGCCCGACCGGAGAAGCCCAACGAAGCAGCGAATTATAATGTCAAACTCGACACGAGCGATCGCTTCGTTCAGATGGAAAGCTTGGCGAGCAGCAAGCAACAACGTGGACTCAATGACAACAATGTAGCTAATGAGCGAATGGAAAATATTCCGATATCGCCGACAAAGCGAGATCATACCAAGCACGGATCTGCCAAGAATATCAAAGATCTTAGCTATTTGCGGCGACAAAACTCGGAAGGAGATACTGCGCTGAAAGTCGTGGACGTCAACGATGACAGTGCTTTGAAGAGCACTTTATTAAGAGGATCATCCCCAAATGAAAAGAACTCACGTTCGAAGGAGAAATACGAGCCAGACGTGCCGGTGAGAAACGCAAGACGAAATAGACCTTCGAGAGAGGTTCAGTGTCGATCTATGGGCGAGAGCGTAGTCGAAGCTAACACGGAAACGCGAAATCTGCTTCTTGGTACGATTAAGGAAAGCGACTTGAATAAAACGACGAACGTATGGTCTCGAAAAGATTATCCACACGAGACTGCTTCTCGATCCGTTACGGATTGGCCCATGAACAAGAATGAAGCTACATACAAGGTGCAGCAGCCCGGTAAACGCATGAGATCTAACGCGATCACGACTCTCGAGCTGCGAAGGAGAAACTCCGATCCAGCTACGAAAATTTCGGGTCTAAGTGAAGATAAAATAGGACAGGATACCAGCTCGAACGACCTGAAACTCGCGCCTGGTATGGATCTTCTTCAATGGAAAGGTAACAATCAATCAATGTTTACCTTGGCCGGCCATCGTTTCCGAAAAGTGGCGAGATTTGCTAAGGACGACGTATGCGTGTGTTGCCATGAGAAAATGGACGCGTTCGTGACGCAAGGCTACAAATGTGTCGACTGCAAGCAGCTATATCATGTCAAGTGCATTCAAAACGGCGGAGTACTAAGAATGCCGTGCTTATTGGCCAACAGACGGAAAAATAGAAAACCACCGCGCACACCGTACGATACTACGAAACAAACAGTCACGTCCAAATTCAGTCTAACCGGTACTTCAGCCTTCTCCGATAGCACGGACAAAATCATTTCCGATGCCAAGGAGTTAGCTCTGATGCAAGACTTTATCACCAAGAAGATCTACAAAATGCAGAGTCAAGAAGAGGGACGGAAACCGAGCGAAGTGGATCGCGTTTTCAAGCATGCTCTTAGGAAATTCAAGGACGACCTGGTGATCACGTATAGCGTCGCCATACAGCAAGGCGTAGAAGGTAACATCAAGTACACCGATTTGATCGCCAACTTTCTTCACGTTATGGAAACTGTCTGCAAGCAAGAAAACACGAGAGAAGATTTCCCTGTAACGATGGGCGTGAATGCGTTCAGAGGTTTCATGAATGAATTTATGGCTATGGTTAAAACTGAAGCTCTCGAAAAGCAAAGCAAGAGCAAAcggaagaaggagaagaagcgGAAGCAGGAAGAGCCCATACGACATGGCAGTCACATGTTCCAGTTGACCATTATTAACATACCCACCGCTTGCGAAGTCTGCACATCTTTCTTCATGTGGCCTATTGAACGAGGACTCGTGTGCCAGA ATTGTAAATTGACATGCCACAAAAAGTGTTACATGAAGGCGTCAGCAGAATGTGGCAAAGATGGTTCTCTGTCTGAAATGAATTCGCGCAAAGTATTTGGTGTACCACTGTACAAGTTGGACTGCGGTGACGGCAAAGTACCACTCGTAGTAGATCGATTGATCACAACTATCGAGATGCACGGTCTCTATACCGAGGGCATATACAGAAAGAGCGGTGTCAGTTCCAAAGTGAGAGAACTCAAAATGAAAATGGACGAGGGCGACTTAGAGAAGGTGGATTTCGAGAACTATCAAGTGCATGTGTTAGCTGCGGTGCTGAAGAGTTTTTTCAGAGACATGCCGGAACCGCTCTTGACCTACGAATATTACGACGACTTTCTGCACGCGGCAAACTTGACGGATCCGCACGATCGAATCAGCACGCTCTTCGCCATACTGAAGAAATTGCCGAAACCGAATTACGATCTGATGGAACGCTTGATTGTTCATCTGGCGCGAGTAGCGCGACACGAGGAGGACAATAGAATGTCACCATCGGCTCTGGCCATCGTTTTCGCACCGTGCATCCTCAGAACGAACAGGACATTGCCCGCGCAAGATTCTCTTCAAGACGTGGGCAGGCAGACGCGTTGCGTCGAAACGATTGTGCAGGAAAAGTTGAGAGTAGTCAGAGCGACGCTAGCGGACATAAATACACTCGAGTCAGCCTGTCACACGGCGACACATCGACTCTCCAGTTTACGATCGTCCAAGATCTTTAGTCCAGAAGAGTTGAACGTGGCCGCCTCGACCGCTGCAGGACGGGCAGCTGCGATGGATCGCGACAGGGATCGAGGAGATGAAGAGGAAGCGCTACTCGTTGATCACATACAAGAAATCCAGAAGGAGAAGGCCCTCTTGACGTCTACTCTACCCAGTTTAACGAGAGCTTCTTCAGACGATGATCTCCTCTTGTCAGCTACGGATCTAGACGATGGATCCCTCGACGATCTTCTCCCATCTTCCGCTG ACGGACTCGTAAGGAAGAAGCCCGTTCAAAGGCAAAGTTCAGCAGACAATTCGTTTCCAACGATTATCAATATGGACGACGACATGGTAATGGTATGA